Proteins from a genomic interval of Desulfuromonas thiophila:
- the rpsR gene encoding 30S ribosomal protein S18 yields MSFAKKGAPRRRFGRRKGCRFCADSSLKIDYKEVRTLRYFISERGKIVPRRISGNCAIHQRKVTEAIKRARNIALLSFTSNRTVE; encoded by the coding sequence ATGTCATTTGCAAAAAAAGGCGCACCGCGCCGTCGTTTTGGCCGTCGCAAAGGCTGCCGCTTTTGTGCCGACAGCAGCCTGAAAATCGATTACAAGGAAGTGCGTACCCTGCGGTATTTCATCTCTGAGCGGGGCAAGATTGTGCCGCGGCGGATCTCCGGCAACTGCGCCATTCATCAACGCAAGGTGACGGAAGCGATCAAACGGGCGCGGAACATTGCTCTGCTGTCGTTTACCTCCAACCGCACGGTCGAATAA
- a CDS encoding DUF2232 domain-containing protein, with the protein MTVDASNSLASPPARDLSLPVFVLLACALVLLARCVGPLAAPAHLLMPLPLLLAGLRQGLRAAAAVSLLAMALQIALSGLPAMLFYLAAYGGPTLLLVVLLRQGRRWPQATLGAVLLSLAGLAGLLLLAAGPDLGRVDQLVGDYVTQQAELVRQLYQQAELSADQRLELLQVVDQAAYFFRQTFPAIAVVGLGLIYLISLSLALTWRVQTLLLHGPLFTRLRVAESLIWLLILAGFALLLPQPQIKRLALNLLVVLLPLYFLQGLAIISHYLQKKGFSLVSRAFVYTLVVVFNPLPLLVTAMGVFDLWFDFRKPRVKTS; encoded by the coding sequence ATGACCGTTGATGCGTCCAACAGCCTGGCTTCGCCACCGGCACGGGATCTGAGTCTGCCCGTTTTTGTGCTGTTGGCCTGTGCCTTGGTACTGCTGGCGCGCTGTGTCGGTCCTCTGGCTGCGCCTGCGCATTTGCTGATGCCGCTGCCGCTGCTGTTGGCGGGATTGCGGCAGGGACTCAGGGCTGCTGCGGCCGTGTCGCTGTTGGCCATGGCCCTGCAAATAGCACTCAGCGGTCTGCCGGCCATGCTGTTCTACCTCGCTGCCTATGGTGGGCCGACGCTGCTTCTGGTGGTGTTGTTGCGCCAGGGCCGCCGTTGGCCCCAGGCGACTCTGGGGGCTGTGCTGTTGTCTCTGGCCGGTCTGGCGGGATTGCTGCTGCTGGCCGCCGGCCCTGATCTGGGCCGGGTTGATCAGCTGGTCGGTGACTATGTGACGCAGCAAGCGGAGTTGGTCCGTCAGCTGTATCAGCAAGCCGAGCTGTCTGCCGACCAACGGTTGGAGCTGCTGCAGGTGGTTGATCAGGCAGCGTATTTCTTCCGTCAGACGTTTCCGGCCATTGCTGTGGTTGGTCTGGGGCTGATCTATTTGATCAGCTTGTCCCTGGCCCTGACCTGGCGGGTTCAGACGCTGTTGTTGCATGGCCCTTTGTTCACCCGTTTGCGGGTGGCCGAATCCTTGATCTGGCTACTGATTTTGGCGGGTTTTGCCCTGCTGTTGCCCCAGCCGCAGATCAAGCGGTTGGCTTTAAACCTGCTGGTGGTGCTGTTGCCGCTATACTTTCTGCAGGGATTGGCTATTATCAGCCATTATTTGCAAAAAAAAGGTTTTTCGCTGGTGTCGCGTGCCTTTGTCTATACCCTGGTGGTCGTCTTCAACCCCTTGCCGCTGTTGGTTACGGCCATGGGGGTGTTCGATCTCTGGTTTGATTTTCGTAAGCCGCGCGTCAAGACGAGTTAG
- the rpsF gene encoding 30S ribosomal protein S6 has product MRTYETIFIVDPRVAGDDYSTLLEKYKGVLAAESAELLKCAEWGTKRLAYPVKKHEQGTYVLMNYKAGNAVVKEFERRMRIDDAVIKFQTVVLDGELDLSAPTAVVADEDAVADDDDEEDAE; this is encoded by the coding sequence ATGCGTACCTATGAAACCATTTTTATTGTCGATCCCCGCGTGGCCGGCGACGACTACAGCACCCTGCTGGAGAAGTATAAAGGGGTGCTGGCGGCGGAAAGTGCCGAGCTGCTCAAATGTGCCGAGTGGGGCACCAAGCGGTTGGCCTATCCGGTTAAGAAGCACGAGCAGGGTACTTATGTGCTGATGAACTACAAGGCGGGCAACGCTGTGGTCAAGGAATTCGAGCGCCGGATGCGCATTGACGATGCTGTCATCAAGTTCCAGACGGTAGTGCTCGATGGCGAACTGGATCTGTCGGCACCGACGGCTGTTGTCGCTGATGAGGACGCCGTTGCCGACGATGATGATGAGGAAGACGCCGAATAA
- a CDS encoding GGDEF domain-containing protein: MPGLDDQTFHKTVHFERVKLLYQAAASNGLRSSFLVILFIPLFLWPYVDHALLLVWTAVVVWINCLRVLLWKEFQRRLAKQLITPDNALTWERYFVLGISMTGLPWAATIFFPFQQQPLACMIYVLLMHTGTNAAVSAMYMASKATTISYLVVTLMPTLMRIAWEGAWQHMVISLLGVVFIAIMGRCIRIHSRNLIETIELKIKNEELSKRDYLTGLWNRRHLNEFTSNLLPANTTEIHRPFCVMLSDIDFFKKYNDTHGHNAGDELLSTIARLIRQNIRSEDLAVRYGGEEFLIVFVGLKLNEAVAIAERIRQVIKQETSVTISAGLVEHEWGIDFKDLTQQADKLLYQAKSSGRDQVVVDV, translated from the coding sequence ATGCCTGGCTTGGATGACCAGACGTTTCATAAAACCGTTCATTTCGAACGGGTCAAATTGCTCTATCAGGCTGCCGCCTCAAATGGTCTGCGAAGCAGCTTTCTGGTCATTCTGTTTATCCCCCTTTTCTTGTGGCCCTATGTTGACCATGCCCTGTTGCTGGTGTGGACAGCCGTGGTGGTCTGGATCAATTGTTTAAGGGTTTTGCTGTGGAAAGAGTTTCAGCGCCGACTGGCCAAACAGCTGATTACCCCTGACAATGCCCTGACATGGGAGCGCTACTTTGTCCTCGGTATCAGCATGACAGGGTTGCCTTGGGCTGCGACCATCTTCTTCCCGTTCCAGCAGCAGCCCCTGGCCTGCATGATCTATGTGCTGTTGATGCACACCGGCACCAACGCCGCCGTCAGTGCCATGTACATGGCGTCAAAAGCAACAACTATCAGTTACCTTGTCGTCACACTGATGCCGACCCTCATGCGGATTGCCTGGGAAGGGGCCTGGCAGCATATGGTCATCAGCCTGCTCGGTGTCGTGTTTATTGCTATCATGGGCCGCTGCATCCGTATTCACAGCCGCAACCTGATTGAGACCATCGAGCTGAAAATAAAGAATGAAGAACTCTCCAAGCGGGATTACTTGACCGGACTGTGGAATCGCAGACATCTCAACGAGTTCACCAGCAACCTGCTACCGGCAAATACAACGGAAATACACCGGCCCTTCTGCGTCATGCTCAGCGATATTGATTTCTTCAAGAAATACAACGATACCCACGGGCACAATGCCGGCGACGAACTGCTGTCCACCATCGCCCGCCTGATCAGGCAGAACATCCGCTCAGAAGACTTGGCTGTACGCTACGGCGGGGAAGAATTCTTGATCGTGTTTGTCGGGTTGAAATTGAATGAAGCTGTGGCCATCGCCGAGCGTATCAGGCAGGTCATCAAGCAGGAAACCAGCGTCACCATCAGCGCCGGGTTGGTTGAGCATGAATGGGGGATCGACTTTAAGGATCTGACCCAGCAGGCGGATAAGCTGCTTTATCAGGCCAAAAGTTCGGGCCGTGATCAGGTGGTTGTTGATGTGTAG